Proteins from one Niallia circulans genomic window:
- a CDS encoding ABC transporter ATP-binding protein, with translation MTVIKAEKVTKAYNGVNVVDGVDLAIYKGEIFGFLGRNGAGKSTFINMLTGIIQPSSGSFTLLGEDGKQLDVKRRIGVMPDYSTFYGSSTALHHLRFFSALSGNPASKEACLKALDAVGLAGHANKKVGKFSFGMKKKLGVAQAIIHDPELLFLDEPTSGMDAESAIQIQHLIKSLHKMGKTIFLTSHNLDEVEKLCTRIAIMKEGRIVKIGTMDELRAYYRTTIIVKIKHGPIPLSEEQKLYDWLQGKGKDIQLGEKTLEITVDEERKIAEITRAFTACNTDIYRVEVEEPTLEEIFLE, from the coding sequence ATGACGGTCATTAAAGCAGAAAAGGTTACAAAAGCATATAACGGAGTAAACGTTGTCGATGGCGTTGACTTAGCAATTTATAAAGGAGAGATATTCGGTTTTCTTGGCAGAAATGGGGCTGGAAAATCAACCTTTATTAACATGCTGACAGGTATTATACAGCCGTCATCAGGTTCTTTTACGTTGCTAGGAGAAGATGGCAAACAATTAGATGTTAAAAGGAGAATTGGAGTGATGCCTGATTATTCCACCTTTTATGGCTCATCCACTGCTCTTCATCATCTGCGGTTTTTCTCTGCACTGTCTGGTAATCCCGCATCAAAGGAGGCATGTCTAAAAGCATTGGACGCAGTCGGTTTAGCCGGGCATGCCAATAAAAAGGTGGGGAAGTTTTCCTTTGGAATGAAAAAAAAGCTTGGAGTGGCACAGGCAATCATTCATGATCCTGAACTTCTGTTTTTAGACGAACCTACCTCTGGGATGGACGCTGAGTCTGCGATTCAAATTCAGCATTTAATTAAAAGTCTTCATAAAATGGGGAAAACAATCTTTTTAACCTCACATAATTTGGATGAAGTGGAGAAGCTCTGCACAAGAATAGCCATTATGAAAGAAGGAAGGATAGTCAAGATTGGAACAATGGACGAACTTCGTGCCTATTATCGTACTACTATCATTGTCAAAATAAAACATGGTCCAATCCCATTATCAGAAGAACAAAAGCTTTATGATTGGCTTCAAGGGAAAGGGAAAGATATTCAGCTTGGAGAAAAAACACTTGAGATTACCGTGGATGAAGAAAGAAAAATTGCTGAAATCACAAGAGCCTTCACTGCCTGCAATACAGATATTTATCGTGTTGAAGTAGAGGAACCGACGTTGGAGGAGATATTTTTGGAATAG
- a CDS encoding sensor histidine kinase — protein MNMPKRFYLQYFFQLLLVSFFLAIIFLTFWIFVGYSLTNFEVSSDLTTADASSIEASFSIDNGEVRIDSDIKNLTKKQDGWLAVLSKDGELLKTYNTPAEFTFTNNDYGAFFSGNEPMSYDYKVWTIRTDTKNPLIIIFGTETSSKAILSTVKEDVNWEKGLLNLSETAQETIKSSQGWIQLVGKNGTSQDGYLADKQKANYSLEELLELTQKEDSDSAAYYHEQTGQVLLVSTEKTNHEQIANELLKTVGSTAFIIFVVILLLLLTITIWYGYKFGAPLVTIIKWIGELGNGLYTQGSNNRSSLHNKKGKLKKKYRIYKELITTLTELTETLEKNKQTRKKATKVRDEWISGLSHDLKTPLATIGGYAEMLRSDQYSWSEEEIRTFSGTIAEKSQYMKELLEDLTLTYQLRSNAFPIAKEKVGINEQIRRIIIHYINSPTGTQNEFVFLPYDGEIIAAVDPKWFRRIMENLIENAIKYNAPATTITVATGLIDQYLLTITIEDNGVGMDTETLNRLFVRYYRGTNTSSSNNGTGLGMAITKKLIELHGGSINVKSEPEQGTSIRILLPLLGD, from the coding sequence ATGAATATGCCAAAACGATTTTATTTGCAGTATTTTTTTCAGCTTCTGCTTGTGTCCTTTTTTTTAGCTATTATTTTTCTTACCTTTTGGATATTCGTCGGCTACTCCTTAACAAATTTTGAAGTATCAAGTGACTTAACAACAGCAGATGCATCTTCCATAGAAGCTTCCTTTTCAATAGACAATGGGGAAGTAAGGATTGATTCAGATATTAAAAATCTGACAAAGAAACAAGACGGATGGCTTGCAGTGCTTTCTAAGGATGGCGAGCTTTTGAAGACATACAACACACCTGCTGAATTCACGTTCACAAATAATGATTATGGCGCATTTTTTTCTGGAAATGAGCCAATGTCGTATGATTATAAAGTTTGGACAATAAGGACAGATACGAAAAATCCACTCATTATTATCTTTGGAACGGAGACTAGCAGCAAGGCAATATTATCTACTGTTAAAGAAGATGTGAATTGGGAAAAAGGATTGTTGAATCTTTCCGAGACTGCACAAGAAACAATAAAAAGCAGCCAAGGCTGGATACAGCTCGTCGGCAAAAATGGCACCAGTCAGGACGGTTATTTGGCAGATAAACAAAAAGCGAACTATTCACTTGAAGAACTGCTGGAGCTTACTCAGAAGGAAGACAGTGATTCCGCTGCCTATTATCATGAACAGACAGGCCAGGTTCTTCTTGTTAGCACTGAAAAAACGAATCATGAGCAAATCGCAAACGAGTTATTAAAAACAGTCGGCAGCACTGCCTTCATCATTTTTGTCGTTATCCTCCTTCTATTACTAACAATAACGATTTGGTATGGTTATAAATTCGGTGCTCCACTTGTGACAATCATTAAATGGATTGGTGAGTTAGGGAATGGTCTTTATACTCAAGGTTCTAATAACCGCTCCAGCTTGCACAACAAAAAAGGCAAGCTAAAAAAGAAATATAGGATCTATAAGGAACTGATTACAACGCTAACAGAACTGACGGAAACTTTAGAAAAAAATAAACAGACAAGAAAAAAAGCAACTAAAGTAAGAGATGAATGGATCAGCGGACTATCACATGACTTGAAAACACCACTTGCCACAATCGGAGGCTATGCAGAAATGCTTCGTTCAGACCAATATTCTTGGTCTGAAGAGGAAATCAGGACATTCTCCGGAACAATTGCAGAAAAGTCTCAGTACATGAAGGAGCTTCTAGAAGATTTAACATTAACCTACCAGCTTAGGAGCAATGCCTTCCCTATTGCCAAAGAAAAAGTGGGAATAAATGAGCAGATTAGACGTATTATCATTCACTATATTAATAGTCCGACAGGAACTCAAAATGAGTTTGTGTTCCTGCCATATGATGGTGAGATTATCGCAGCAGTTGACCCTAAATGGTTCCGTCGTATTATGGAAAATTTGATTGAAAATGCAATCAAATATAATGCACCTGCAACGACTATTACGGTAGCAACCGGACTAATTGACCAGTATCTTTTGACAATTACAATTGAGGATAACGGTGTTGGCATGGATACAGAAACATTGAATAGACTGTTTGTACGCTATTACAGAGGAACAAATACAAGCAGCTCCAATAACGGAACAGGTCTTGGCATGGCAATTACCAAAAAGCTGATAGAACTCCACGGAGGTTCCATCAATGTGAAAAGCGAACCAGAACAAGGCACAAGTATTCGAATTCTATTGCCATTGCTCGGCGATTAA
- a CDS encoding ABC transporter permease — translation MIEIGKREFLQLFKGVKSVLIILLFLVTSYYSAKFAEPLAAVTEMTAKEAAQAHVAGLMFLILLFGQLFVTSLSHDSINREIHERTMRFLVTKTTRRSILLGKFFGIWMFWFVSLFLSYLIISIITKKVSILLFSQTMSLLTFQVAFVLLLSVLITKPGITMFFGIISSLIFPIIGGWLVLTSNPTISWLKYLTPYYYMENEDYNFLVIFGFAAILIYLADLVFKRREC, via the coding sequence ATGATTGAAATAGGAAAAAGAGAGTTTTTACAGCTATTTAAAGGAGTCAAATCAGTTCTGATTATTTTGTTGTTTTTAGTGACTTCCTATTATTCTGCTAAGTTTGCAGAACCATTAGCTGCGGTAACAGAGATGACAGCAAAGGAAGCGGCCCAGGCTCATGTAGCGGGATTAATGTTTTTAATATTATTATTCGGTCAGCTTTTTGTTACAAGCCTGTCCCATGACAGCATCAATAGGGAGATACATGAACGAACGATGCGTTTTTTAGTGACAAAGACAACAAGGCGGTCCATTTTACTTGGGAAATTTTTTGGAATTTGGATGTTTTGGTTTGTTAGTCTGTTTTTATCCTATCTAATTATCAGTATCATAACAAAAAAGGTAAGTATATTATTGTTCAGCCAGACAATGAGTCTGCTCACATTCCAGGTGGCTTTTGTACTCTTGTTATCGGTTTTGATTACAAAGCCGGGCATTACGATGTTTTTTGGTATCATAAGCAGTCTAATCTTTCCGATTATCGGAGGATGGTTAGTGCTTACTTCCAATCCGACAATTAGCTGGTTAAAATATTTAACGCCATATTATTACATGGAAAATGAAGACTATAATTTTTTGGTTATTTTTGGATTTGCAGCTATCCTTATTTATCTTGCTGATCTTGTGTTTAAAAGGAGGGAATGCTGA
- a CDS encoding response regulator transcription factor, with product MENKRLLIVDDEQAIHQMLTVILKKEGFQRIDTAETAEEALRLCMANSYDLIFLDVMLPDRSGFDICPLIRERSNAPIFFLTARSTDLDKLSGFALGADDYITKPFNPLEAVARVKAHLRRHISTNAKEAVSFHYGDLVVNSYSGEVSVRGLKVNLPAQVYQLLLFFCKHPNQLFSKAQLYENVWGEDFLGEDNTIMVHIRKLREKIEIVPSKPQYIVTVRGLGYKLATEGHR from the coding sequence ATGGAAAATAAAAGGCTATTAATTGTGGATGACGAGCAGGCGATTCACCAAATGTTGACGGTCATCTTGAAAAAAGAAGGTTTCCAGCGGATTGATACTGCCGAAACAGCAGAGGAAGCACTACGCCTTTGCATGGCAAACAGCTATGATTTGATATTTCTTGATGTAATGCTTCCAGACCGAAGCGGCTTTGATATCTGCCCGCTCATAAGAGAAAGAAGTAATGCCCCCATCTTCTTCCTAACAGCAAGGTCAACAGATCTTGATAAGCTGTCCGGCTTCGCATTAGGTGCAGATGACTATATAACAAAACCGTTTAATCCCCTTGAAGCAGTTGCAAGAGTCAAAGCCCACTTAAGGAGACATATAAGCACCAATGCTAAGGAAGCTGTCAGCTTTCATTATGGCGACTTGGTCGTTAATAGTTATTCTGGTGAAGTGAGTGTGAGAGGCTTGAAGGTTAACTTGCCTGCACAGGTTTATCAGCTATTGCTGTTTTTCTGCAAGCATCCAAATCAGCTTTTTAGTAAGGCACAGCTTTATGAAAATGTCTGGGGAGAGGACTTTCTCGGTGAAGACAATACAATTATGGTTCATATTCGCAAACTAAGGGAAAAAATCGAGATAGTTCCAAGTAAACCTCAGTATATCGTGACAGTGAGAGGGCTCGGCTATAAATTAGCAACAGAAGGTCACCGTTAA
- a CDS encoding MFS transporter: MNKKYPVALWTLVIGAFAIGMTEFVIMGLLPEVARDVNSSIAAAGQLITGYALGVAVGGPILVLITYKMSQKNLLMLLMLIFILGNLMATIASSYGVLMASRLLTSLAHGSFFGVGAIMAASLVEYSRRASAMALMFTGLTVANIIGVPFGTFVGQQFGWRSSFLIIAIIGFITLIGIYMLVPKPKEQKKTDLKKELAVLKNNQLWLALLIAMFCFGSVFTLFTYITPILTDVTGFQSNAVSWMLVVFGIGVTVGNIVGGKLADWNINLSLQYILVVFILYFFVLYVLQFSMVLMIPGIFIFGVLAFSMVPMLQFRILGLSAEAPTIASTLNQSAMNLGNAGGAFAGGLSVTYLPLHDLVLVAPIITVIGFILLFVQMRGVKARAA, translated from the coding sequence ATGAACAAAAAATATCCAGTAGCATTATGGACATTAGTAATTGGCGCATTTGCCATCGGCATGACAGAGTTTGTCATAATGGGCTTGCTGCCAGAGGTGGCTCGCGATGTTAATTCATCCATTGCCGCAGCCGGCCAGCTGATTACTGGCTATGCCCTTGGCGTTGCGGTTGGCGGACCAATTCTTGTCCTTATTACATATAAAATGTCACAAAAGAACTTATTAATGTTGTTAATGTTAATATTTATTCTAGGCAACTTAATGGCAACAATTGCTTCAAGCTATGGTGTCCTTATGGCTTCCCGACTGCTGACGTCATTGGCTCATGGGTCCTTCTTTGGAGTCGGAGCAATTATGGCAGCGAGCCTTGTGGAGTATTCCCGCCGTGCGAGCGCAATGGCATTAATGTTCACTGGTTTGACTGTCGCTAATATTATTGGCGTACCATTCGGGACATTTGTTGGCCAGCAATTCGGCTGGAGAAGCAGCTTCCTTATTATAGCAATTATTGGTTTTATCACACTTATAGGCATATACATGCTTGTCCCGAAACCGAAGGAACAGAAAAAAACCGACTTAAAGAAAGAGCTTGCTGTGCTTAAGAACAACCAATTATGGCTTGCCCTGTTGATTGCAATGTTCTGTTTTGGCAGTGTGTTCACATTATTTACGTATATCACACCAATACTGACAGACGTAACAGGCTTTCAGTCGAATGCAGTCTCATGGATGCTCGTCGTCTTTGGTATTGGTGTAACAGTTGGTAATATCGTCGGCGGCAAGCTGGCAGATTGGAATATTAACCTGTCCTTGCAGTATATTTTAGTTGTCTTTATTCTGTACTTCTTTGTTTTATATGTACTGCAATTCTCAATGGTCTTAATGATCCCAGGCATATTTATATTCGGTGTTCTTGCCTTTTCAATGGTGCCAATGCTTCAATTCCGAATTCTCGGTCTTTCAGCCGAAGCACCAACAATTGCCAGCACACTTAACCAATCAGCAATGAACCTCGGCAACGCAGGCGGAGCATTTGCAGGCGGCTTGTCTGTAACATATTTACCGCTTCATGATCTTGTTTTGGTAGCACCCATTATAACTGTGATCGGCTTTATTCTTTTGTTTGTTCAGATGAGAGGAGTTAAGGCGAGGGCAGCTTGA